In a single window of the Aridibaculum aurantiacum genome:
- a CDS encoding MFS transporter has protein sequence MMDIALPLPMRAYRIAISVYFFVAGLTFSTWASRIPAIQVKLQLSEAGLGAILFALPAGLLISLPISGWLVSKFSSRTILIIAAILYPMLLVPLGIASSVWLLAIGLFFFGASSNLLNIAMNTQAVSIERMYGRSIMASFHGLWSVGGFAGAIIGTLAVSGGFSPLIHFCIIWAVTAMLAVVSFKYALQEEPGAGSDAPIFAKPDKALWILGLIAFCCLVCEGAMADWSGVYFHKVVESPAAYTTLGYVAFTGTMATGRFVGDGLANRLGIKTLLTISGIITTVGLLIAVIFPHIISATLGFLLVGFGVSSVVPIVYGIAGKSTTMAPSVALAAVSTIGFMGFLIGPPLIGFIAEASNLRIAFTVIAVLALGTALLSRIIKK, from the coding sequence ATGATGGATATAGCACTTCCGTTGCCTATGCGTGCATACCGCATAGCCATTAGTGTTTACTTTTTCGTAGCCGGTTTAACTTTTTCTACCTGGGCAAGCCGCATTCCTGCTATACAGGTAAAGCTGCAATTGTCAGAAGCCGGGCTGGGTGCAATTTTATTTGCACTGCCGGCAGGGCTGTTAATCAGTCTGCCAATTTCAGGATGGCTTGTTTCAAAATTTAGCAGCAGAACAATACTTATAATAGCCGCTATACTTTACCCGATGTTGCTGGTGCCTTTAGGGATAGCTTCATCTGTTTGGCTTTTGGCTATAGGATTGTTCTTTTTTGGAGCCAGTTCTAACCTATTGAATATTGCCATGAATACACAGGCAGTAAGTATAGAGCGCATGTATGGCAGATCTATCATGGCTTCTTTTCATGGGCTTTGGAGCGTAGGTGGATTTGCCGGAGCAATCATCGGTACCCTTGCTGTTTCAGGCGGATTTTCTCCCTTGATTCACTTCTGTATAATTTGGGCTGTTACTGCCATGCTCGCAGTGGTTTCTTTTAAATATGCATTGCAAGAAGAACCAGGCGCAGGAAGTGATGCACCCATTTTTGCAAAGCCCGACAAGGCGCTGTGGATATTGGGATTGATAGCATTTTGCTGCCTAGTGTGCGAAGGCGCAATGGCAGATTGGAGCGGCGTGTATTTCCATAAAGTAGTGGAGTCGCCGGCGGCATATACCACCTTAGGTTATGTAGCTTTCACAGGTACAATGGCAACCGGCAGATTTGTAGGCGATGGATTGGCCAACAGGTTAGGAATAAAAACCTTGCTGACCATCAGTGGGATTATCACTACTGTTGGCTTGCTGATCGCGGTGATTTTCCCTCATATCATTTCTGCCACATTAGGCTTTTTACTGGTAGGTTTTGGTGTTTCATCAGTAGTTCCTATCGTTTATGGAATTGCAGGAAAATCAACTACCATGGCACCTAGTGTAGCACTGGCGGCTGTCTCTACTATAGGTTTCATGGGTTTCCTTATTGGACCTCCTTTGATTGGTTTCATTGCCGAGGCTTCTAATTTAAGAATTGCATTCACCGTAATTGCTGTACTAGCGCTGGGTACAGCCCTGCTAAGCAGGATTATTAAAAAATAA
- a CDS encoding (Fe-S)-binding protein, translating into MNVPTMAEMMANGETPEILFWVGCAGSFDQRAQKITKAFATILHNVGIKFAILGKEEGCTGDPARRSGNEFLFQMMAYNNIQLLNGYEVKKIVTACPHCFNTLKNEYPELGGHYEVIHHTQLLQQLIDEGRIKLKEGGSFKGKKITYHDSCYLGRSNNIYEAPRKVLEALDADLVEMKRCRSKGLCCGAGGSQMFKEEEPGDRYVNLERTEEAVNTGANIVAAACPFCNTMLTDGVKNKEKENEVAVLDVAEIVAASM; encoded by the coding sequence ATGAATGTACCTACAATGGCGGAAATGATGGCTAATGGTGAGACACCTGAAATATTATTTTGGGTTGGTTGTGCAGGCAGTTTTGATCAACGTGCACAAAAGATCACCAAAGCATTCGCCACCATTCTACATAATGTCGGTATCAAGTTCGCTATTCTTGGTAAGGAAGAAGGATGTACAGGTGATCCGGCACGCAGGTCAGGAAACGAGTTTCTTTTCCAGATGATGGCCTACAACAATATTCAATTGCTGAACGGTTACGAGGTTAAGAAGATCGTTACTGCATGTCCGCATTGTTTCAATACACTTAAAAATGAATATCCTGAATTGGGTGGTCATTACGAAGTGATCCATCATACGCAGCTATTGCAACAATTAATAGATGAAGGCAGGATCAAATTGAAAGAAGGCGGAAGCTTTAAAGGTAAAAAGATAACCTACCACGATAGCTGCTACCTCGGCAGATCAAACAACATTTACGAAGCGCCACGAAAAGTATTGGAAGCACTGGATGCAGACCTTGTGGAAATGAAGCGCTGCCGCAGCAAAGGGTTATGTTGTGGTGCAGGTGGCTCGCAAATGTTTAAAGAGGAAGAACCAGGTGATCGTTATGTAAACCTGGAGCGTACGGAAGAAGCCGTAAATACAGGTGCCAATATAGTTGCTGCAGCATGTCCTTTCTGCAATACAATGCTTACTGATGGAGTGAAAAATAAAGAAAAGGAAAATGAAGTGGCCGTTTTAGATGTAGCAGAGATTGTTGCAGCATCCATGTAA
- a CDS encoding YceI family protein, with translation MKRCFILMLTAIALQAQAQVLRMTDETTEVKYVARHLGGRLEGNFKGVQGSAQFDPNALANSYLKLSFATGTVTTNANYVGPNLIKEACFDPAKYPTLELFSTSIKKLQGQNEYEFHGQLKVKGKTRNIAFPMTVTANAGGYDFAFAFKLLRKHFGLDCGATGKDFKIFITSYGKRV, from the coding sequence ATGAAAAGATGTTTTATACTTATGCTTACTGCTATTGCTCTGCAGGCACAAGCGCAGGTTTTGCGCATGACCGATGAAACAACAGAAGTAAAATATGTTGCTCGTCACCTGGGTGGCAGGCTGGAGGGAAATTTTAAAGGTGTACAGGGTAGTGCTCAATTTGATCCCAATGCATTGGCTAATTCATATCTGAAACTGAGTTTTGCCACAGGCACTGTAACCACCAATGCTAATTATGTAGGTCCTAACCTGATAAAGGAAGCTTGTTTTGACCCGGCGAAATATCCTACGCTGGAATTATTTTCTACTTCTATCAAAAAGCTGCAGGGACAGAACGAATACGAGTTTCATGGGCAGCTAAAAGTAAAAGGTAAAACACGCAACATAGCTTTTCCTATGACTGTAACGGCCAATGCAGGAGGCTATGATTTTGCATTTGCGTTTAAACTATTGAGGAAACATTTTGGTCTTGATTGTGGCGCTACAGGTAAGGATTTCAAGATATTCATTACCAGTTATGGCAAGCGCGTGTAG
- a CDS encoding LysE family translocator, whose amino-acid sequence MIAFLQVFFIGIGVSFLGQLPLGNMNMIATQLSVQEGVRGAWKFGLGIAIVEIIYLRIALSGMNWVLQHMLLFNILTWATVLFFLVLGVVTIVAASKQQKEAKGVLVQNKINRFFLGASLSAINPIQVPFWFTWTITLFNNGLLAPNFSSYNWFTIGAGLGTLGGIGVYIHGGKWAVNKMGAKNRGLNYIMGSIFIIAALIQLYKNIQSPFGVPE is encoded by the coding sequence ATGATAGCATTCCTTCAAGTATTCTTTATTGGTATAGGTGTTAGTTTTCTTGGGCAACTTCCATTAGGAAATATGAATATGATAGCCACACAGCTAAGTGTGCAGGAGGGAGTGCGTGGTGCGTGGAAGTTTGGTTTGGGTATTGCCATAGTAGAGATCATTTACCTGCGTATAGCATTATCAGGAATGAATTGGGTGCTGCAGCATATGCTGCTATTTAATATTCTTACATGGGCTACTGTACTCTTCTTCCTTGTGTTGGGTGTGGTAACCATTGTAGCTGCCAGTAAACAGCAGAAAGAGGCAAAAGGTGTTCTTGTTCAAAATAAGATCAACCGTTTTTTCCTGGGAGCTTCGCTAAGTGCCATCAATCCAATACAAGTTCCATTTTGGTTTACATGGACAATCACCTTATTCAATAATGGCTTGCTTGCACCAAACTTTAGTAGCTACAACTGGTTTACTATTGGCGCTGGCCTTGGTACATTGGGCGGTATTGGTGTATACATTCATGGTGGAAAATGGGCTGTCAATAAAATGGGTGCTAAGAACCGTGGACTGAATTACATCATGGGAAGCATTTTCATTATAGCAGCACTTATTCAACTGTATAAAAACATACAATCGCCTTTCGGTGTTCCAGAATAA
- a CDS encoding formimidoylglutamase: MDHFHFYTKQDVLSFTKIRRFETKLGERIQVISDPANLEQSLKESKATFAIIGIPEDIGVKANQGIGGTDTAWTPFLNAFLNIQSNDFIEGSDILLLGHFDFREIARVIEQNAYDQQEKVDAYRHAVRTVDDAVEPMIKLLTQYNKIPIIIGGGHNNSYPIIMGAAKGLYKIGKVPLASINCINLDAHADFRPLEGRHSGNGFSYAEEDGFLQKYFVVGLHENYLNQNIWMDIVNNPFIDFISYEDIFIHEKSNFLQAVAQATSFTDDTFTGIEVDMDSIENVLSSATTPCGVSAKHARQFVTYAASEANCAYLHICEGAARLPDGRTSDTTGKLISYLVSDFVKAMEASVDSRSQSQTMKAEA; the protein is encoded by the coding sequence ATGGATCATTTTCATTTTTATACAAAGCAGGATGTTCTGTCATTCACCAAGATCAGGCGATTTGAAACAAAACTAGGAGAGCGCATTCAAGTAATTTCCGATCCTGCTAATCTTGAGCAATCATTGAAGGAATCGAAAGCCACATTTGCCATAATTGGTATACCAGAAGATATTGGTGTAAAAGCTAACCAAGGCATTGGAGGCACTGATACTGCATGGACACCTTTCTTAAATGCATTTCTAAACATACAAAGCAACGACTTCATAGAAGGCAGTGACATCTTGTTGCTGGGCCATTTCGACTTTAGAGAAATTGCCAGGGTAATAGAACAGAATGCTTACGATCAGCAAGAGAAGGTAGATGCCTACAGGCATGCCGTGCGTACAGTGGATGATGCTGTAGAGCCAATGATTAAGCTGCTTACGCAATACAATAAGATACCCATTATAATTGGCGGAGGTCATAATAACTCATACCCGATCATTATGGGGGCTGCCAAGGGTTTGTACAAAATAGGAAAGGTGCCTTTGGCTTCTATCAACTGCATCAACCTGGATGCACATGCTGATTTCAGACCGTTGGAAGGCAGGCATAGCGGCAACGGATTTTCTTATGCAGAGGAAGATGGATTCCTGCAGAAATATTTTGTGGTTGGGCTTCACGAAAATTACCTGAATCAAAATATCTGGATGGACATCGTGAACAATCCTTTTATTGACTTCATCAGCTACGAAGACATCTTTATCCATGAGAAGTCTAACTTCTTACAGGCTGTAGCGCAGGCCACCAGTTTTACTGATGATACTTTTACAGGTATAGAAGTAGATATGGACAGTATAGAAAATGTGCTAAGTAGTGCTACCACACCGTGTGGTGTTTCTGCAAAACATGCCCGGCAGTTTGTTACCTATGCTGCCAGCGAGGCTAACTGTGCATACCTGCATATATGCGAAGGTGCAGCACGCTTACCTGACGGACGTACTAGTGATACAACAGGCAAACTGATTAGCTACCTTGTAAGTGATTTTGTAAAAGCGATGGAAGCAAGTGTAGACAGCCGCAGTCAATCGCAAACTATGAAAGCTGAAGCTTAA
- a CDS encoding ABC-F family ATP-binding cassette domain-containing protein — protein sequence MLLGLQNVTFEFGARVIVSDATWHIHPGDRVGLIGYNGTGKSTLLKVLVGEYQPSAGTVEKSRETTIGYLHQDLLSFDTNDTITGVALGAFERVMQLEKDIEHLGKELEVNYEDEELLHRYTDALHEMDVLDGYNVHYKAEEVLHGLGFSNEDLSRPYKEFSGGWRMRVLLAKMILQAPDVLLLDEPTNHLDLPSIEWLEKYLLSYKGSVVIVSHDKFFLNRMVNKIVEVYQKQLHIYTGNYDFYEKEKMIRIDMQQRAFENQQDYIRQQERFIERFKAKASKAAQAQSVQKRLDKLDVIEDVQIERPDIRINFQVDKTPGKVLVSLKHIDKKFGENVILEDAVAEIDRGDKIALIGANGKGKSTLLRIVAGVENFEGERIWGHNVEESFYAQHQLEALNINNTLLDELKDAGSKKTEPELRALLGCFLFGGDDVDKKIRVLSGGEKARVALAKTIISKANFLMLDEPTNHLDMHSVELLAEALRKYEGSIILVSHDRFFISKTANKIWEIVDHKIKEFKGTYQEWVEWNERMAKKEQENAKAKIEDKPAPAPKASKPEPEVKPEPAKPNQPINKEKQKELQKQQKRLATLEADINKANNEKERLALALAAPENYADKQKFASVEADFKKAQQLVDKLNQEYEALFEKVLELEAEAS from the coding sequence ATGTTATTAGGTCTTCAAAATGTGACTTTCGAATTTGGTGCAAGAGTAATTGTGAGTGATGCTACCTGGCATATTCATCCTGGCGACCGCGTTGGCCTTATTGGCTACAACGGAACTGGTAAATCTACCCTGCTAAAGGTGTTAGTGGGTGAATACCAACCATCGGCCGGAACGGTAGAGAAAAGTCGTGAAACCACCATCGGTTATCTTCACCAGGACCTGCTTTCGTTTGATACAAACGATACCATAACAGGTGTGGCATTAGGCGCCTTTGAACGTGTGATGCAGTTGGAAAAAGATATTGAGCACCTGGGGAAAGAACTGGAAGTGAATTATGAAGATGAAGAACTATTACACCGCTATACCGATGCATTGCATGAAATGGACGTGCTGGATGGTTACAATGTTCATTATAAAGCCGAAGAAGTTCTGCATGGACTTGGCTTTAGCAACGAAGACCTTAGCAGGCCCTACAAAGAATTTAGTGGAGGTTGGAGAATGCGGGTACTGCTTGCCAAGATGATCCTGCAGGCACCGGACGTACTCCTGCTCGATGAACCTACCAACCACCTTGACCTTCCGTCGATAGAGTGGCTGGAAAAATACCTGCTTAGCTACAAGGGCAGCGTTGTGATTGTGAGCCACGATAAATTTTTCCTGAACAGGATGGTAAATAAGATCGTAGAGGTTTACCAAAAGCAACTGCACATTTATACCGGCAACTACGACTTTTACGAGAAGGAAAAGATGATAAGGATTGATATGCAGCAGCGTGCTTTTGAAAACCAGCAGGATTATATACGCCAGCAGGAACGTTTCATTGAACGCTTCAAGGCCAAAGCCAGTAAGGCTGCACAGGCGCAGAGTGTTCAGAAAAGATTGGATAAACTGGATGTGATAGAAGACGTACAAATAGAAAGGCCTGATATCCGCATCAACTTCCAGGTAGATAAAACACCTGGTAAAGTGCTTGTTTCGCTGAAGCATATTGATAAAAAATTTGGTGAGAATGTGATATTGGAAGATGCGGTAGCCGAAATAGATCGTGGAGATAAGATAGCGCTCATCGGTGCCAATGGTAAGGGTAAGTCTACCCTACTTCGTATTGTTGCCGGCGTTGAAAATTTTGAAGGAGAAAGGATTTGGGGACACAATGTAGAAGAGAGTTTTTATGCACAGCACCAGCTGGAAGCGCTAAACATCAACAATACTTTATTGGATGAATTGAAAGACGCAGGCAGTAAAAAAACTGAACCTGAGCTTAGAGCTCTACTGGGTTGCTTCCTGTTTGGAGGTGATGATGTAGATAAAAAGATCCGGGTACTGAGTGGTGGTGAGAAAGCACGTGTGGCACTGGCAAAAACCATTATCAGCAAAGCCAACTTCCTGATGCTGGATGAACCGACGAACCACCTGGATATGCACTCGGTGGAATTATTGGCCGAGGCATTGCGCAAATACGAAGGCTCCATCATCCTTGTTAGCCACGACCGTTTCTTTATTTCTAAAACAGCCAATAAGATCTGGGAGATCGTTGATCATAAGATCAAAGAGTTTAAGGGTACTTACCAGGAATGGGTAGAATGGAACGAGCGCATGGCAAAAAAGGAACAGGAAAATGCCAAAGCAAAAATTGAAGACAAACCAGCTCCTGCTCCAAAAGCATCTAAGCCTGAACCAGAAGTGAAACCAGAGCCAGCTAAGCCTAATCAACCAATCAATAAGGAGAAGCAAAAAGAGCTGCAAAAGCAACAAAAGAGATTAGCTACACTAGAGGCTGATATTAATAAAGCGAATAACGAAAAAGAACGTCTTGCACTAGCACTGGCAGCACCTGAAAATTATGCTGACAAACAAAAATTTGCTTCGGTTGAAGCAGATTTTAAAAAAGCGCAACAACTCGTGGATAAACTAAACCAGGAGTATGAAGCGCTTTTTGAAAAAGTATTAGAACTGGAAGCTGAAGCTAGTTAA
- a CDS encoding GIY-YIG nuclease family protein, which translates to MFYVYAIKSIHRSYIYVGLTENLERRFHQHQSGQNKTTKPYAPFIILHFEELPTRPESRSREIYLKSGSGKEFLKSLLDK; encoded by the coding sequence ATGTTTTACGTGTATGCAATAAAGAGCATTCATAGATCTTACATCTACGTCGGATTAACAGAAAATCTTGAACGACGATTTCACCAACATCAATCCGGTCAGAACAAAACAACAAAGCCTTACGCTCCCTTTATCATTTTACATTTCGAAGAACTTCCAACGCGCCCCGAATCAAGAAGCCGAGAGATTTATCTAAAATCAGGCTCAGGAAAAGAGTTTCTAAAGTCTTTACTCGACAAATGA
- a CDS encoding GIY-YIG nuclease family protein, which produces MFYVYAIKSIHRSYIYVGLTDNFERRFHQHQSGQNRTTKPYAPFIILHFEELPTRPEARSREIYLKSGSGKEFLKSLLNK; this is translated from the coding sequence ATGTTTTACGTGTATGCAATAAAGAGCATTCATAGATCATACATCTACGTTGGTTTAACGGATAATTTTGAACGACGATTTCACCAACATCAATCTGGTCAGAACAGAACAACAAAGCCTTACGCTCCCTTCATCATTTTACATTTTGAAGAACTTCCAACGCGCCCCGAAGCAAGAAGCAGAGAAATCTATCTAAAATCAGGCTCCGGAAAAGAGTTCCTAAAGTCTTTACTCAACAAGTGA